A genomic segment from Propionibacteriaceae bacterium ZF39 encodes:
- a CDS encoding HNH endonuclease family protein, with the protein MTVAVLVLIGGGVAYLLERDSARTEPGSATGPSAGPGPIPGAVGGALAGLGVSDAAPPAGYDGRLFNFNGFDFDRNGCDARNDTLARDLTEVVFRPGSNDCRVESGILHDRYSDESLPVTRDQVDIDHVVALGNAWASGASTWSPERRQDFANDPLVLVATLATHNRAKASSDASRWLPPAAATHCAYAARQVAVKQRYELTVTTTELGVLEEILSECPDEPLPDGTEAPPQAGRTDPAPVAASPQASATRAPRPAGTPDGDGIYRQVSPGAYCSPEGAWGTTDTGTPMVCRLTPGADRPRWRAA; encoded by the coding sequence GTGACGGTGGCCGTGCTGGTGCTCATCGGTGGCGGGGTGGCGTACCTGCTCGAGCGCGACTCCGCGAGGACAGAGCCCGGATCTGCCACAGGGCCGTCAGCCGGGCCGGGGCCGATCCCGGGTGCCGTGGGCGGAGCGCTGGCGGGGCTCGGAGTGAGCGATGCCGCACCCCCAGCCGGCTATGACGGCCGGTTGTTCAACTTCAACGGGTTCGACTTCGACCGCAACGGGTGTGATGCCCGCAACGACACGCTCGCGCGCGACCTGACCGAGGTGGTCTTCCGACCAGGTTCCAACGACTGCCGGGTCGAGTCGGGAATCCTGCACGACCGCTATTCCGATGAATCGCTGCCGGTCACCCGCGACCAGGTCGACATCGACCATGTGGTGGCGCTCGGCAACGCCTGGGCTTCCGGGGCGTCCACCTGGTCGCCCGAGCGTCGCCAGGACTTCGCCAACGACCCGCTCGTCCTCGTCGCCACGCTCGCGACCCACAACCGCGCCAAGGCGAGCAGCGATGCGAGCCGCTGGCTGCCGCCGGCTGCGGCGACCCATTGTGCGTACGCCGCCCGCCAAGTGGCCGTCAAGCAACGCTATGAGCTGACCGTCACCACCACGGAACTGGGCGTACTCGAAGAGATCCTGTCCGAGTGCCCCGACGAGCCCCTGCCGGACGGAACGGAAGCACCGCCCCAGGCCGGGCGTACCGATCCCGCGCCTGTCGCCGCCAGCCCGCAGGCGAGCGCGACCAGGGCCCCGCGACCGGCGGGTACGCCCGACGGCGACGGCATCTATCGACAGGTCTCGCCCGGGGCCTACTGCTCGCCGGAAGGGGCGTGGGGCACGACGGATACGGGTACGCCGATGGTCTGCCGGCTCACTCCCGGTGCGGACCGGCCCCGGTGGCGGGCTGCCTGA
- a CDS encoding RNA polymerase sigma factor, which translates to MTPSNQSAAAVDLSAEIAEAPAKKAPAKKTARAAAKKTPATKAPAKKTAAKKAPAKRAPAKKAPAKKAAAAEPTRSEVVNQLADGTAQVEAKIDGNDLVLTVGKKRTLDDVDEGEFKPEAVAEEEKELTEEQQGFSLSDADDADEPEQQVMAAGATADPVKDYLKQIGKVALLNAEQEVELAKRIEAGLFADERLSDEASSVGTDDVDDYEWIAEDGRRAKNHLLEANLRLVVSLAKRYTGRGMLFLDLIQEGNLGLIRAVEKFDYTKGYKFSTYATWWIKQAITRAMADQARTIRIPVHMVEVINKLARVQRQMLQDLGREPTPEELAKELDMTPEKVVEVQKYGREPISLHTPLGEDGDSEFGDLIEDSEAVVPADAVSFTLLQEQLHDVLDTLSEREAGVVSMRFGLTDGQPKTLDEIGKVYGVTRERIRQIESKTMSKLRHPSRSQVLRDYLD; encoded by the coding sequence GTGACGCCGTCCAATCAGTCCGCAGCCGCTGTCGATCTCTCTGCCGAGATCGCAGAGGCTCCCGCGAAGAAGGCCCCTGCCAAGAAGACCGCGCGGGCCGCCGCGAAGAAGACCCCCGCCACGAAGGCGCCGGCAAAGAAGACGGCCGCCAAGAAGGCACCGGCCAAGCGGGCGCCGGCGAAGAAAGCCCCCGCCAAGAAGGCCGCCGCGGCCGAGCCGACCCGCAGTGAGGTCGTCAACCAGCTGGCTGACGGCACGGCCCAGGTCGAAGCCAAGATCGACGGCAACGACCTCGTTCTGACGGTCGGCAAGAAGCGCACGCTCGACGATGTCGACGAGGGCGAGTTCAAGCCCGAGGCGGTGGCCGAGGAGGAGAAGGAGCTCACCGAGGAGCAGCAGGGCTTCTCCCTGTCCGACGCCGATGACGCCGACGAGCCCGAGCAGCAGGTCATGGCGGCCGGTGCGACCGCCGATCCCGTCAAGGACTACCTCAAGCAGATCGGCAAGGTCGCGCTGCTCAACGCCGAGCAGGAGGTCGAGCTCGCCAAGCGCATCGAGGCAGGCCTGTTCGCCGACGAGCGCCTCAGCGACGAGGCCTCCAGCGTGGGCACCGACGATGTCGACGACTACGAGTGGATCGCCGAGGACGGGCGACGCGCCAAGAATCACCTGCTCGAGGCCAACCTCCGATTGGTGGTCTCGCTCGCCAAGCGCTACACGGGCCGCGGCATGCTCTTCCTCGACCTGATCCAGGAAGGCAACCTGGGCCTGATCCGTGCGGTCGAGAAGTTCGACTACACCAAGGGCTACAAGTTCTCGACCTATGCGACGTGGTGGATCAAGCAGGCCATCACCCGCGCCATGGCCGACCAGGCCCGCACGATCCGCATTCCGGTTCACATGGTCGAGGTCATCAACAAGCTGGCCCGTGTCCAGCGCCAGATGCTGCAGGATCTCGGTCGCGAACCCACGCCGGAGGAGCTGGCCAAGGAACTCGACATGACCCCGGAGAAGGTCGTCGAGGTCCAGAAATATGGCCGCGAGCCCATCTCGCTGCACACCCCGCTGGGTGAGGACGGCGACTCCGAGTTCGGCGACCTGATCGAGGACTCCGAGGCCGTTGTCCCGGCGGACGCGGTGAGCTTCACCCTTCTGCAGGAGCAGCTCCACGACGTCCTCGACACCCTGTCCGAGCGCGAGGCCGGTGTCGTGTCCATGCGCTTCGGCCTGACCGACGGCCAGCCCAAGACCCTCGACGAGATCGGCAAGGTCTATGGCGTGACCCGTGAGCGGATCCGCCAGATCGAGTCCAAGACGATGTCGAAGCTGCGTCACCCGTCGCGCTCGCAGGTGCTCCGGGACTATCTCGACTGA